The DNA segment GAGCAGCCTCTGTCCGCTAGCAGTGCGTAGCTCGCCCTCGCCCACGTAGCGCAACAGTCCGTCGCCATATCCCAGATCGTAAATCGCGACTCGCATATCCTCGCTCGCGCAAAATTTAGCGCCGTAGCCCGCGCATTGCCCTTTTTTTAGCACCCTGTCGCTAACTTTATGCGCCCAGAGCGACGCCACGCGTTTAAGCTCCAAACTCTCATCAAACTGCGCGTATCCGTAGGCTGCGATGCCCACGCGCACGCACTCGTCCGCTAGCTCGCCGAAGCGTTCGGTTGCGGCGGAGTTATGTGAGTGAAAGACCAAATCTCTCTCGCCACAAATTTCGCGCACTACGGCTTTTGCCGTATCAAAATTTCGCCTCTGCACGAAATAATCGCTACTGAGCTCCTCTGCGCTCCTAAAATGCGTAAATGCGCCACAAATTTGTAGCCCGTGCACCAAAGCCGCCTCGCACGCCGCCTTCGCCTCGCCGACCGCGACGCCGTTTCGGTGCATGAGCGTATCAACGGCGATATGCACGCGCGCGCCTTTTTTAAATTTAGCGATTAGCGAAAGGCTGTTTACCGCGTAGATAAATCGCTCGCTCTCGCCGCCGTCAGGGATATGCGAGAGCACGAGGATATGCTCGAAAAAGGGCTCCAGTTCGCGCGCCTCGGTCTCGTTTTTGACCGCGCAAAATTTGATGCCGTAGTTCGCCGCTTCGCGCCCCACTATCGTTGCCCCGTGCCCGTAGGCATTGTCTTTTAGCACCAAAATGACGCGATC comes from the Campylobacter rectus genome and includes:
- a CDS encoding alanine racemase, with amino-acid sequence MSELVLNRAAYINNLTKICAKAGGKDRVILVLKDNAYGHGATIVGREAANYGIKFCAVKNETEARELEPFFEHILVLSHIPDGGESERFIYAVNSLSLIAKFKKGARVHIAVDTLMHRNGVAVGEAKAACEAALVHGLQICGAFTHFRSAEELSSDYFVQRRNFDTAKAVVREICGERDLVFHSHNSAATERFGELADECVRVGIAAYGYAQFDESLELKRVASLWAHKVSDRVLKKGQCAGYGAKFCASEDMRVAIYDLGYGDGLLRYVGEGELRTASGQRLLGKMSMDSFCCEDAGEKICVFDDARVWAKFFGTISYDVLTKLSPSINRRWD